A genomic segment from Paraburkholderia hayleyella encodes:
- the flhB gene encoding flagellar type III secretion system protein FlhB, translating to MSQSQTGDKTEKASPQKLRKAKQEGQVSRSRDIATAIGIFVSLKLIFALAPGWLQQMKSLFALSMADLSGVNGLDNAMSRLFPATLLLIAQMLAPLALVPLCIVFGSLFPGGWIMSHKNFMPKGNRLNPLSNLKRLVSRKHYIQVGTTVLKAVALSTVLWTVCRANLEHFVHLQGATLLDALTGGAELFLNSTLALSGVLIAFALIDVPVQRVLFMREQRMSKRDIKDEMKNSEGRPEVKSRIRQIQRQFARQGIRKTVPGADVVIVNPTHYAVALKYDESRAQAPFVVAKGIDETALLIREVARQHGVEVLELPPLARAVYHTSQVNQQIPAALYRAVAQVLSYVLQINAFQQGLSPHRPLMPNAFDIPEELQRAQAS from the coding sequence ATGAGCCAGTCCCAAACCGGCGACAAGACCGAAAAAGCCAGCCCGCAGAAACTGCGCAAGGCCAAACAGGAAGGCCAGGTCAGCCGTTCGCGCGATATCGCCACGGCGATCGGCATCTTCGTGAGCCTCAAGCTCATCTTCGCGCTCGCGCCTGGCTGGCTGCAACAGATGAAGAGTCTGTTCGCGCTCTCGATGGCGGATCTGTCCGGCGTCAATGGGCTGGACAACGCGATGTCGCGGCTCTTTCCCGCGACCTTGCTGCTGATCGCCCAGATGCTCGCGCCGCTGGCGCTGGTACCGCTGTGCATTGTGTTCGGCTCGCTCTTTCCAGGCGGCTGGATCATGAGCCACAAGAATTTCATGCCGAAGGGCAACCGTCTGAATCCGCTGTCCAATCTGAAGCGGCTGGTATCGCGCAAGCATTACATCCAGGTGGGTACGACGGTGCTCAAAGCCGTGGCGCTGTCGACTGTGCTGTGGACCGTATGCCGCGCCAATCTCGAACATTTCGTGCACCTGCAAGGCGCAACGTTGCTAGACGCGCTCACAGGAGGCGCCGAACTCTTCCTGAATTCCACGCTCGCATTGAGCGGCGTGCTCATCGCTTTTGCGCTGATCGATGTGCCCGTGCAGCGCGTGCTGTTCATGCGCGAGCAGCGCATGAGCAAGCGCGATATCAAGGATGAAATGAAAAACAGCGAAGGCCGGCCCGAAGTCAAAAGCCGGATTCGCCAGATTCAGCGGCAGTTCGCGCGCCAGGGCATTCGCAAGACGGTGCCCGGCGCGGACGTGGTGATCGTCAATCCGACGCACTATGCCGTCGCGCTCAAGTACGACGAAAGCCGTGCACAAGCGCCCTTCGTCGTAGCCAAGGGCATCGACGAAACCGCCTTGCTGATTCGTGAAGTCGCACGCCAGCACGGCGTCGAGGTACTGGAGCTGCCGCCACTTGCGCGGGCGGTCTATCACACCAGCCAGGTGAACCAGCAGATCCCGGCGGCGCTTTATCGCGCCGTCGCGCAAGTGCTGAGCTATGTCTTGCAAATCAACGCGTTCCAGCAAGGACTGAGCCCGCATCGCCCGCTCATGCCGAACGCTTTCGATATTCCCGAAGAGCTACAGAGGGCCCAGGCATCATGA
- a CDS encoding flagellar biosynthetic protein FliQ has product MLTPDLAANLAIDALRLVLLIVFVLIVPGLLTGVLVSLFQAATQINEQTMSFLPRLMVTLLALALAGHWVADRLMHYTVEIFTRAAQLVG; this is encoded by the coding sequence ATGCTGACACCCGATCTCGCCGCGAACCTTGCCATCGACGCCTTGCGTCTGGTCTTGCTCATCGTTTTCGTGCTGATCGTGCCTGGGTTGTTGACCGGGGTGCTGGTGAGCCTCTTTCAGGCCGCCACGCAGATCAACGAACAAACCATGAGTTTTCTGCCGCGTCTGATGGTCACGCTGCTAGCGCTAGCGCTTGCGGGCCACTGGGTCGCTGACCGGCTGATGCATTACACGGTCGAGATCTTCACGCGCGCCGCCCAGCTCGTCGGCTGA
- the fliR gene encoding flagellar biosynthetic protein FliR, giving the protein MEATLHQLQPLALAVLWPFCRIAAAFATAPVFGEAMLPWRLRALISLILALALQPLLPAAPAIEALSLAGIAAIGEQILIGALIGFVFHLILAVMTLFGSVVSSQMGLSMAAINDPLNGQMSDALSSVMYVLFILLFFSVDGHLLLLQVLARSFTIWPVGSASFSAQALQHLVFAIGWMFAAALALALPVVFTTLVVQVGMGLLNRAAPTMNLFALGFSITTMTGLLLVTLLIPSLPEHYGRMVSHVLDLYGALASASLAQVTPSANVATLSHVISGGHLA; this is encoded by the coding sequence ATGGAAGCCACCTTGCACCAGTTGCAGCCGCTGGCGCTGGCGGTGCTCTGGCCGTTTTGCCGGATCGCGGCGGCCTTCGCTACCGCGCCGGTGTTCGGTGAAGCGATGCTGCCCTGGCGCTTGCGCGCACTGATCTCGCTGATTCTCGCGCTGGCGTTGCAGCCATTACTGCCTGCAGCACCCGCCATCGAAGCGCTGTCACTGGCAGGTATCGCCGCGATCGGTGAGCAGATCCTGATCGGCGCGCTGATCGGTTTTGTGTTTCATCTGATTCTTGCTGTGATGACGCTGTTCGGCTCTGTCGTGTCGTCGCAGATGGGGCTGTCGATGGCGGCCATCAACGATCCGCTCAACGGCCAGATGTCGGATGCGCTCTCAAGTGTGATGTACGTGCTGTTCATCTTGCTGTTCTTCAGCGTGGATGGACATCTTTTGCTGTTGCAGGTACTCGCGCGCAGCTTCACCATCTGGCCGGTCGGCAGTGCGTCGTTTAGCGCACAGGCTTTGCAACACCTGGTCTTTGCCATCGGCTGGATGTTCGCTGCGGCGCTCGCGCTGGCGCTGCCGGTGGTGTTCACCACGCTAGTGGTGCAAGTCGGCATGGGCTTGCTCAATCGCGCGGCGCCCACGATGAACCTGTTCGCCTTGGGGTTTTCGATCACAACCATGACCGGCTTACTGTTAGTGACCCTGTTGATCCCTTCGCTGCCTGAGCATTACGGACGCATGGTGAGCCATGTCCTCGACTTGTACGGTGCGCTGGCAAGCGCCAGTCTGGCGCAGGTTACCCCCAGCGCCAACGTTGCCACATTGAGTCATGTCATATCGGGAGGACACCTCGCATGA
- the fliP gene encoding flagellar type III secretion system pore protein FliP (The bacterial flagellar biogenesis protein FliP forms a type III secretion system (T3SS)-type pore required for flagellar assembly.), with protein sequence MNSGLHRLWLASLVLGTACLAYAAPASADALTLLSGGSNGTPLTVKTQILVLMTLLGLLPSLVMTMTSFLRFVIVLSLLKQALGLQQGMPARIVTGVALVLTLLTMRPVGEAIWRDAFVPYDQDKISLQQALVVAEAPLSRFMLAQTNKAALLQVAQLSGTGNVAKAEAQPFLVKLSAFVLSELKTAFQIGAMLFIPFLVIDIVVASVLMAMGMMMLSPLVISLPLKLLLFVLVDGWALTVNTLLTSVRSV encoded by the coding sequence ATGAACTCCGGCCTGCACCGGCTCTGGCTTGCAAGCCTCGTTCTGGGCACTGCGTGCCTGGCTTATGCCGCGCCGGCCTCAGCCGATGCCCTCACGCTGCTCTCTGGCGGCAGCAATGGCACACCGCTGACAGTCAAGACCCAGATCCTAGTCCTGATGACCTTGCTAGGGCTCTTGCCCTCGCTAGTGATGACAATGACCAGTTTTCTGCGCTTCGTCATCGTGCTCTCGCTGCTCAAGCAGGCGCTCGGCTTACAGCAGGGGATGCCTGCGCGCATCGTGACCGGTGTAGCGCTGGTACTGACATTGCTCACGATGCGCCCAGTGGGTGAAGCGATCTGGCGCGATGCTTTCGTGCCCTACGACCAGGACAAGATCAGTTTGCAACAAGCGTTAGTAGTCGCCGAAGCGCCGCTATCGCGCTTCATGCTGGCGCAAACCAACAAGGCCGCGCTCCTCCAGGTGGCGCAGCTCTCCGGCACCGGCAATGTGGCCAAAGCGGAAGCCCAGCCGTTTCTGGTGAAGCTGTCAGCGTTCGTGCTGAGCGAACTCAAAACCGCATTCCAGATTGGCGCCATGCTGTTCATTCCATTTCTGGTGATTGATATCGTCGTAGCGTCAGTGCTGATGGCGATGGGGATGATGATGCTTTCGCCCCTTGTGATTTCACTGCCGCTCAAGCTCTTGCTGTTCGTTCTGGTGGACGGCTGGGCGCTGACGGTGAATACGCTGCTGACCAGCGTGCGGAGCGTGTGA
- a CDS encoding FliM/FliN family flagellar motor switch protein, giving the protein MSPPNSSPAPAKIYSAASAASALVLDPCTLGRPFHLLEDFKLTLQRQIDRHLHNRFNQRHNTAFTVTEVAVIAFAPTPGEATWHSYVACGGNIAVRLDRRMLLALLACHYGDHRNAASEELGPETATEQRYGLGTGLALLGELVNCIQPDNNEDVRFENLSQTPPSAGARVLRVNIMEPTLGLSGLLEFAIDTIWLNRLFTYATPRRNLNAPGHDTPLNTRIPVTLIAQLLTKEMMLDDILYLVPGDIIPVRVPETADVLVEGSRLYKAAIAEQGGMLWLTSFEDVE; this is encoded by the coding sequence CAGCCAGTGCGGCGTCCGCGCTCGTGCTCGATCCTTGCACGTTGGGACGCCCCTTTCATCTGCTCGAAGATTTCAAGCTGACCTTGCAGCGGCAAATCGACCGCCATCTGCACAACCGTTTCAACCAGCGCCATAACACCGCCTTTACCGTCACCGAAGTGGCCGTCATCGCCTTCGCGCCGACACCTGGCGAAGCCACGTGGCACAGCTATGTCGCCTGCGGCGGCAATATCGCCGTGCGCCTCGACCGGCGCATGCTGCTCGCGCTCCTGGCCTGCCATTACGGCGACCACCGCAACGCCGCGAGCGAAGAACTCGGCCCTGAAACCGCCACGGAACAACGCTATGGACTAGGCACGGGGCTCGCGCTGCTGGGCGAACTGGTCAACTGCATTCAGCCTGACAACAACGAGGACGTCCGTTTCGAGAATCTGTCGCAAACCCCGCCCTCAGCGGGTGCAAGAGTGCTGCGCGTAAACATCATGGAACCCACGCTGGGGCTCTCCGGGTTGCTTGAGTTCGCCATCGACACCATCTGGCTCAACCGGCTTTTTACTTATGCCACGCCGCGCCGCAACCTGAACGCGCCGGGACATGACACCCCGCTCAACACGCGAATTCCCGTCACGCTCATCGCCCAGTTGCTCACCAAGGAAATGATGCTCGACGACATCCTGTACCTGGTGCCGGGCGACATCATTCCCGTGCGCGTACCCGAGACCGCCGACGTGCTGGTCGAAGGCTCGCGCCTTTATAAGGCCGCCATCGCCGAACAGGGCGGCATGCTCTGGCTCACCTCCTTTGAAGACGTGGAGTAA
- the fliN gene encoding flagellar motor switch protein FliN, producing MDMTDDLDLDAVLDGLTNDSAESAETAETAAAAGSATARRPSIQMLRKIPVRLTLEVGSATLPLSELVSLEPGSVVELDRLAGEPLVIKVNGAPIGSAEVVVAGENYGLKIVHLDNLQVLTQ from the coding sequence ATGGATATGACCGACGACCTCGATCTGGACGCTGTCCTCGACGGCCTCACGAACGATTCTGCTGAATCGGCTGAAACGGCTGAAACAGCCGCAGCAGCTGGCAGTGCAACGGCACGACGTCCTTCGATCCAGATGCTGCGCAAGATTCCGGTGCGCCTGACGCTCGAAGTCGGCAGCGCCACCCTGCCCCTGTCCGAACTGGTCTCGCTCGAACCCGGGTCAGTCGTCGAACTTGACCGCCTCGCGGGCGAGCCACTGGTCATCAAGGTCAATGGCGCGCCGATCGGGAGTGCTGAGGTGGTCGTCGCAGGCGAAAACTACGGCCTGAAGATTGTTCATCTCGACAATCTCCAGGTGCTCACACAATGA